Part of the Arthrobacter sp. MMS18-M83 genome is shown below.
TGGCCAGCGCAGCCATGGAGGAATTCGGTTCGCTGAACGTCCTAGTGCTTAACGCTTCCGGCGGCATGGAATCCGGCATGGAAGAGGACTACGCCCTCAAGCTGAACCGCGACGCCCAGATCAACATGCTCAACGCGGCAGTTCCGCTGATGCCGGAAGGCTCCCGAGTGGTCTTCGTCACCAGCCACCAGGCACATTTCGTCGAGACCGTTCCCACGATGCCCGAGTACGAGCCGGTCGCCCGTAGCAAGCGCGCCGGTGAAGACGCCTTGCGCGAACTGCTCCCGAATCTTGCCGACAAGGGCATCTCCCTCGTTGTGGTTTCCGGCGACATGATCGAGGGCACCGTAACGGCTACCTTGCTGGACCGCTCCAACCCGGGCGCCATTGAGGCCCGCCGCGCCGAGGCCGGCAAGCTGTATTCAGTGGAGGAATTCGCTGCCGAGGTCGCAAAGATGGTCACGGCCGACGTCGAGAGCGGCCACACCGAGTATGTCGGCGGCGCCGACTACTTCGGCAAGAGCGCCTGATAGATTTC
Proteins encoded:
- a CDS encoding SDR family oxidoreductase, yielding MGLLDNKTAIVTGSSRGIGAEVAKILAGEGAAVVVNYRQKAPRANKVVGEIQAAGGRAVAVGADLTTQEGVQALASAAMEEFGSLNVLVLNASGGMESGMEEDYALKLNRDAQINMLNAAVPLMPEGSRVVFVTSHQAHFVETVPTMPEYEPVARSKRAGEDALRELLPNLADKGISLVVVSGDMIEGTVTATLLDRSNPGAIEARRAEAGKLYSVEEFAAEVAKMVTADVESGHTEYVGGADYFGKSA